In Oryzias melastigma strain HK-1 linkage group LG10, ASM292280v2, whole genome shotgun sequence, a single window of DNA contains:
- the LOC112152988 gene encoding BTB/POZ domain-containing protein KCTD16 gives MALSENCKTQPAKEQGTVQNPPTDVIELNVGGQVYYTRHATLTSVPNSLLGKLFSSKKGSLNDLSRDLRGRYFIDRDGFLFRYVLDYLRDKQVVLPDHFPERGRLKREAEHFQLPELVKLLSAEESKLFPDDLYCSDLEDASQGSERFYSSFSFDRRYGYITVTFIGACAARTREGHSETKNKKLPRIFISSRIGLAKEVFGDALNENKDADRPADRYTCRFYLKFKHLERAFDMLSECGFHIVACNTSLTSSSMGHYADDRVWSNYAQYIFYRGPSRWSSSHCDCCCKSHKSEREGESGTSLNDLSTSCSETQSEASSPQGTVIRGPVSRQSNIQTLDRSLPKGPVHMLQQAEMRRKTEMLRVRTFGVREREAAKRKANKEKMTPEQELEKCIQDFRRIRIPDHFPERKYMWQSELLRKYRL, from the exons ATGGCTTTGAGTGAAAACTGCAAAACGCAACCAGCTAAAGAGCAGGGCACGGTGCAAAACCCTCCAACGGACGTCATTGAACTGAACGTGGGTGGCCAAGTGTACTACACTCGCCATGCCACTTTGACAAGTGTTCCAAATTCTCTACTTGGAAAGCTGTTCTCTAGCAAGAAAGGGTCTTTGAACGACTTATCCCGGGACCTCAGGGGGCGATATTTCATTGATAGGGATGGTTTCTTGTTTCGTTATGTGTTGGATTACCTCAGAGACAAACAAGTTGTTCTCCCGGACCACTTCCCGGAGAGAGGGAGGTTGAAACGGGAGGCAGAGCACTTCCAGCTGCCGGAATTGGTCAAACTCTTGTCGGCGGAGGAGTCCAAACTCTTTCCGGACGACTTGTACTGCAGCGATTTGGAAGATGCGTCTCAGGGCAGCGAGAGGTTTTACTCCTCCTTTTCCTTTGACAGGAGGTACGGCTACATCACGGTCACTTTCATTGGAGCTTGCGCCGCGAGAACCAGGGAAGGTCACAGTGAAACTAAGAACAAAAAGTTGCCGAGAATCTTCATCAGCAGCAGGATCGGTTTGGCCAAAGAGGTGTTTGGAGACGCCCTGAACGAGAACAAGGACGCAGACAGACCAGCGGACCGGTACACCTGCAGGTTTTATCTGAAGTTCAAACACCTGGAGAGAGCTTTTGACATGCTGTCAGAGTGTGGCTTTCACATTGTGGCCTGCAATACGTCCCTGACTTCGTCCAGCATGGGCCATTACGCGGACGACAGGGTTTGGTCCAATTACGCACAGTACATCTTTTACC GTGGGCCCTCTCGGTGGTCATCGTCTCACTGCGACTGCTGCTGCAAGAGCCACAAAAGTGAGCGTGAAGGGGAGAGCGGCACCTCTTTGAACGACCTTTCCACCTCCTGCTCCGAGACCCAGTCCGAAGCCAGTTCCCCTCAGGGGACTGTGATCCGCGGCCCCGTCAGCCGGCAGTCCAACATCCAGACGCTGGACCGCTCCCTCCCTAAGGGTCCGGTCCACATGCTGCAGCAGGCTGAGATGCGCCGCAAGACGGAAATGCTTCGGGTCAGAACCTTTGGGGTTCGGGAACGAGAGGCTGCAAAGAGGAAAGCGAACAAGGAAAAGATGACTCCCGAGCAGGAGCTGGAGAAATGCATCCAGGACTTCCGGCGCATTAGAATTCCTGATCACTTCCCGGAAAGGAAGTACATGTGGCAATCAGAGCTCCTAAGAAAATACCGTctctaa